The Syngnathus scovelli strain Florida chromosome 18, RoL_Ssco_1.2, whole genome shotgun sequence genome contains a region encoding:
- the ift74 gene encoding intraflagellar transport protein 74 homolog, translating into MASQRPPSSMGRPMSRAGSAVGRPLTAVRPPPTAIRIPTGMQIPGTSLHPGRTLISTPGVLSAQIKVADRPVTQQGLSGMKTGLKGPQRQILDKSYYLGLLRSKINELTTEISKLHKEIDTFNQENSVYLSYEKRAESLAAEIRDLQGQLADYNMLMDKLNTNSDMDEMINDYNSLKAQNDREAESIDSIFIERREREDAIRAIEEEIKKERRVAEEIVQAMPAPKQEKYFTMTTANEELLQELALLQEELDALLTRKEEYEAELAHSQIKQEVVQLHETLSTLEAKRDNMEAEHKSFSTPKEEREKLLKQVKEDNQEIASMDRQLVEIRDRTGQVSEEIRQHEQDSEEAQGECQQKYKELKRKEEEIDGFLQAFEDLRTQEQDKMTQSQENIVSLLEHCSRNMLRLRRVDTITASELRDMQDVLVSKETEVSQSASTAKGLTSECQRLQQDREKFQQLEGKITGELNTLKENVKQMESELLTYRDLETLRHTADQRKTRLQEERVSLTQRRDSFRQLLEEMSENYEALKAKLEENETHAQLANLERKWQHLEQNNFVMKEFIASKSQESDFASVSKNVYERVADYNKSLIDSLQSIRS; encoded by the exons ATGGCGAGTCAGCGGCCTCCCTCCAGTATGGGTCGGCCTATGAGCCGAGCTGGATCAGCCGTAGGGAGACCTTTAACAGCTGTTCGACCTCCACCTACAGCCATACGTATACCAACTGGG ATGCAGATTCCAGGTACTAGTCTTCATCCTGGGAGGACTCTGATAAGCACTCCTGGAGTCCTGTCCGCACAGATTAAAGTGGCTGATAGGCCTGTGACCCAACAGGGCCTCAGCGGCATGAAAACTGGGTTGAAGG GACCCCAGAGACAAATCCTGGACAAGTCTTATTACTTGGGTCTTCTCAG GAGTAAGATTAACGAGTTGACCACAGAGATCAGCAAACTCCACAAAGAAATCGACACCTTCAACCAGGAGAACTCCGTCTATCTGTCTTATGAAAAAAG AGCTGAAAGTCTGGCTGCAGAAATCAGAGATCTGCAGGGCCAGCTTGCTGACTACAACATG TTGATGGACAAACTCAACACCAATTCAGACATGGACGAAATGATCAATGACTACAACAGT CTGAAAGCGCAAAACGACAGAGAGGCGGAAAGCATCGACAGCATCTTTATCGAGAGACGAGA AAGGGAGGACGCTATCAGGGCTATTGAAGAAGAAATCAAGAAAGAAAGGCGTGTTGCCGAAGAAATTGTCCAAGCCATGCCAGCTCCAAAGCAGGAGAAATATTTCACCATGACGACAGCCAATGAGGAGTTGCTACag GAACTGGCTCTTCTCCAAGAGGAACTGGACGCCCTGTTGACCCGGAAGGAGGAATACGAAGCA GAGCTGGCCCATTCAcagataaaacaggaagtggtccAGCTACACGAAACCTTGTCAACATTGGAGGCAAAACGGGACAACATGGAGGCGGAGCACAAGAGCTTCAGCACACCTAAAGAGGAGCGAGAGAAACTATTGAAACAG GTGAAAGAGGACAATCAGGAAATCGCCAGCATGGACAGACA gctGGTGGAGATTCGAGACAGGACCGGTCAAGTTTCAGAAGAGATCCGACAACACGAGCAGGACTCGGAGGAAGCTCAAG GGGAATGTCAGCAGAAGTACAAGGAGCTGAAgaggaaagaagaagaaattgatg GATTCCTGCAGGCTTTTGAGGATTTAAGGACTCAGGAGCAGGACAAGATGACTCAGAGCCAGGAGAACATCGTCTCCCTCTTGGAGCACTGCAGCAGG AATATGTTGCGGCTTCGTCGAGTGGATACAATTACAGCCAGCGAGCTTAGAGACATGCAGGACGTGCTGGTCTCCAAGGAGACGGAGGTGTCGCAGTCAGCCAGCACCGCCAAGGGACTGACCTCTG AGTGTCAACGGCTGCAGCAGGACCGGGAGAAATTCCAGCAGCTGGAGGGCAAAATCACGGGCGAGCTGAACACTCTGAAGGAAAATGTCAAACAGATGGAGTCTGAGCTGCTTACCTACAGGGACCTGGAAACCCTGAGACACACAGCGGACCAGAGGAAGACG AGACTCCAGGAAGAGCGAGTTTCCCTCACACAACGGCGAGATTCATTCCGTCAACTTTTGGAGGAGATGAGCGAGAACTATGAAGCGCTAAAGGCCAAACTGGAAGAAAATGAGACCCATGCACAG tTGGCTAACCTGGAGAGGAAATGGCAACATTTGGAGCAGAACAACTTTGTCATGAAAGAAT TCATCGCGTCGAAATCTCAGGAGAGCGACTTTGCTTCTGTTTCCAAGAACGTCTACGAACGAGTGGCTGATTACAACAAGAGCCTCATAGACTCGCTGCAGAGCATCAGGAGCTGA
- the LOC125986100 gene encoding leucine-rich repeat-containing protein 19-like, whose product MGQPQQFLHLLCSLCLVAIFTKNNHAVENAHVRNLTATCLDVIPCGSSNSSVTSLVVERNQITLSNEDRQALASYPQLLELHLDLNQVTNISARYLSVLPNLSVLSLSKNQISSLVPESFYGLEALRMLNLSHNLLTSLPAKIFCDLNNLQVVDLQGNPWNCSCHLLSSIEEIRAAGVTIAGTNTKCASPRQQAGMNVLEAECHPTAASSSTVDPQNSTSGTMEPSKKPEVLPTINPDYSNQMPASGNTWKFVVCVVALALTTSTLVVCAIKGPSWYRLFHNYRHRRLQQEENQEDRPASSIYSETGRCMTHQTITFENNRAEGEEDVHYFEDPYIKAEE is encoded by the exons ATGGGCCAGCCTCAGCAATTTCTCCATCTGTTGTGCTCGCTCTGCCTTGTGGCAATATTTACAAAGAATAATCATGCTGTGGAAAATGCACAC GTCCGTAACTTAACTGCCACATGTTTGGATGTGATCCCTTGTGGCAGCAGCAACTCATCTGTTACTAGCCTTGTGGTTGAGAGGAATCAGATTACTTTGTCAAATGAAGATAGACAAGCCCTGGCCAGTTATCCTCAACTTTTGGAGCTCCACCTGGATCTTAACCAGGTGACCAATATATCTGCTAGGTACTTGTCTGTTTTACCCAACCTCAGCGTGCTGTCGCTATCCAAGAACCAAATCAGCAG CCTCGTACCAGAGTCTTTCTATGGCCTGGAAGCACTCAGAATGCTAAACCTGTCCCACAACCTGCTGACAAGTCTTCCTGCAAAGATATTCTGCGACCTTAATAATCTACAG GTGGTAGACCTTCAGGGCAACCCATGGAATTGCTCGTGCCACTTGCTGAGCAGCATTGAAGAAATACGAGCAGCAGGAGTCACCATTG CAGGGACAAACACGAAATGTGCGTCACCACGGCAACAGGCCGGAATGAATGTTTTGGAGGCTGAGTGCCATCCAACGGCAGCATCTTCCTCAACAGTGGATCCTCAAAATTCAACATCAGGCACCATGGAGCCATCCAAGAAGCCAGAAGTTTTGCCGACCATCAACCCAGACTATAGCA ACCAAATGCCTGCGTCGGGGAACACTTGGAAATTTGTGGTGTGTGTCGTGGCCTTGGCGCTGACAACATCCACGTTGGTGGTGTGTGCCATCAAAGGCCCCTCCTGGTACCGGCTCTTCCACAATTACAGACATAGACGACTGCAGCAAGAAGAGAACCAAGAGGACCGCCCAGCTTCAAGCATCTACTCAGAGACGGGGAGATGCATGACCCACCAGACCATCACCTTCGAGAACAATAGGGCTGAGGGCGAGGAGGATGTGCACTACTTTGAGGATCCTTACATCAAGGCAGAGGAGTAA
- the ercc3 gene encoding general transcription and DNA repair factor IIH helicase/translocase subunit XPB, with the protein MGKRDKGDREKKSKKRFYEEEEDEEDVGSSKSQDGIPAAAGKQVDESTTKMDEYGAKDYRVQMLLKNDHTSRPLWVAPDGHIFLEAFSPVYKYAQDFLVAIAEPVCRPNHIHEYKLTAYSLYAAVSVGLQTSDIVEYLQKLSKTSVPDGIVQFIKLCTVSYGKVKLVLKHNRYFVESTFPEVIQSLLKDEKIRKCRLCAPDGTDGELITEVLHSKPAISKTVEDKGGASTSQQPSDGQTSDQQVPEDIFSYYEQMDKEEEEEEETQTVSFEIQQDMIEALQKRCIELEYPLLAEYDFRNDTVNPDINIDLKPTAVLRPYQEKSLRKMFGNGRARSGVIVLPCGAGKSLVGVTAACTVRKRCLVLGNSSVSVEQWKAQFKMWSTIDDSQICRFTSDAKDKPIGCSVAISTYSMLGHTTKRSWEAERVMEWMKSQEWGLIILDEVHTIPAKMFRSVLTIVQAHCKLGLTATLVREDDKIVDLNFLIGPKLYEANWMELQSNGYIAKVQCAEVWCPMSPEFYREYVAIKTKKRILLYTMNPNKFRACQFLIRFHERRNDKIIVFADNVFALKEYAIRLNKPYIYGPTSQGERMQILQNFKHNPKINTIFISKVGDTSFDLPEANVLIQISSHGGSRRQEAQRLGRVLRAKKGMVAEEYNAFFYSLVSQDTQEMAYSTKRQRFLVDQGYSFKVITQLAGMEEEDLMFSTREEQQQLLQKVLAASDLDAEEEAVAGDMGTKPQFSRRTGTMSSMSGADDTVYMEYQGKSKSSSLGKGIHPLFKRFRK; encoded by the exons ATGGGGAAAAGGGATAAAGGGGATCGAG AGAAGAAGTCGAAAAAGCGTTTctatgaggaggaggaagatgaagaagacGTGGGAAGTAGCAAATCGCAGGATGGCATACCCGCTGCTGCGGGGAAACAAGTGGATGAATCCACCACCAAGATGGATGAATACGGAGCCAAAGATTATCGTGTTCAGATGCTTCTGAAGAACGATCACACCTCAAGACCCCTCTGGGTG gCTCCAGATGGACACATTTTTCTAGAAGCATTTTCACCAGTGTATAAGTATGCACAGGATTTTTTGGTAGCCATTGCAGAGCCGGTGTGCAGACCCAACCACATACACGAGTACAAGTTAACAGCGTATTCACTGTATGCAGCTGTCAGTGTGGGGCTGCAGACCTCTGACATAGTGGAGTATCTGCAGAAACTCAGCAAGACCTCCGTGCCTGATGGAATTGTGCAATTTATTAAG CTCTGCACCGTGAGCTATGGCAAAGTTAAGTTGGTGCTCAAGCATAATAG GTATTTTGTTGAGAGCACATTTCCCGAAGTGATTCAGAGTCTCCTGAAGGACGAAAAAATCCGAAAGTGTCGCCTTTGTGCTCCTGATGGGACTGACGGCGAGCTCATTACTGAGGTTCTTCACAGCAAGCCAGCG ATCTCCAAGACAGTTGAGGACAAAGGAGGTGCTTCCACCTCACAGCAGCCCAGTGATGGTCAAACGTCCGACCAACAGGTTCCTGAAGACATCTTCAGCTACTATGAGCAAATGgacaaagaggaagaagaggaggaagagactCAGACCGTCTCTTTTGAAATTCAACAG GATATGATTGAGGCGTTACAAAAGCGCTGCATTGAGCTGGAATACCCGCTCCTCGCCGAGTACGACTTTCGGAACGATACGGTCAACCCAGATATCAATATAGACCTGAAGCCGACTGCTGTACTACGACCCTATCAGGAAAAAAGTCTGCGCAAAATGTTTGGCAATGGACGCGCTCGTTCCGGAGTCATCGTGCTCCCCTGTG GAGCGGGCAAATCTCTTGTGGGTGTGACAGCAGcgtgcacggtacgcaaacgctGCCTGGTGTTGGGTAACTCCTCTGTGTCGGTGGAACAATGGAAGGCCCAGTTCAAGATGTGGTCCACTATCGATGACTCTCAAATCTGCCGCTTCACCTCCGACGCCAAGGACAAGCCCATCGGTTGCTCAGTGGCCATCAGCACTTACTCTATGCTGGGCCACACCACCAAGCGCTCCTGGGAAGCCGAGAGGGTCATGGAGTGGATGAAAAGTCAAGAATGGGGTCTTATTATTCTAGATGAGGTGCACACTATTCCTG CCAAAATGTTTCGAAGCGTGCTGACCATCGTCCAGGCACACTGCAAACTGGGCCTCACGGCTACTTTAGTTCGAGAAGATGACAAGATAGTGGACCTCAATTTCCTAATTGGGCCGAAGCTTTATGAAGCCAACTGGATGGAGTTGCAGAGCAATGGCTACATAGCCAAAGTCCAGTGTGCAGAG GTGTGGTGCCCGATGTCTCCAGAGTTTTACAGAGAGTATGTGGCCATCAAAACTAAGAAGCGCATCTTGCTTTATACGATGAATCCCAATAAGTTTCGGGCGTGCCAGTTTCTCATTCGCTTTCATGAACGGCGCAATGACAAGATCATCGTCTTTGCTGATAATGTCTTTGCCTTGAAGGAATACGCAATTCGCCTTAACAA GCCCTACATCTATGGCCCGACCTCCCAAGGGGAACGTATGCAGATCTTGCAGAACTTCAAACATAATCCCAAGATCAACACCATTTTCATCTCCAAG GTTGGAGACACATCATTCGACTTGCCAGAAGCCAACGTTCTAATCCAAATCTCCTCTCATGGCGGGTCACGGAGGCAGGAAGCCCAGAGACTTGGTCGAGTTTTAAGAGCCAAGAAAG gaATGGTTGCAGAGGAATACAATGCGTTCTTTTATTCGCTGGTGTCTCAGGACACCCAGGAGATGGCGTACTCCACCAAGAGACAGAGGTTCCTAGTGGACCAGGGCTACAGCTTCAAG GTGATCACACAATTGGCAGGAATGGAGGAAGAAGACTTGATGTTCTCCACCAGAGAGGAGCAACAGCAGCTCCTCCAAAAGGTCCTGGCTGCGTCCGATCTCGATGCTGAGGAGGAAGCGGTGGCAGGAGACATGGGTACAAAACCACAG TTTTCAAGGCGAACGGGGACTATGAGCTCCATGTCCGGCGCTGATGACACAGTCTATATGGAATATCAGGGTAAAAGCAAATCGTCTTCTCTAGGCAAGGGCATCCATCCGCTCTTCAAGCGCTTCAGGAAATAG